A section of the Euwallacea fornicatus isolate EFF26 chromosome 12, ASM4011564v1, whole genome shotgun sequence genome encodes:
- the LOC136342706 gene encoding gem-associated protein 8-like, translating to MDNKLTDLCDKLKKRHFGSSVSSKIIRKKYKKTSKSYNRRNRRKRSRKTYLAMLKGERLRRGAEDLCNQVQEFNVIDMDMTPLCDFDKLPDEVNEWQQKEQTAYWKSRSISLEIENKMLRQHLRDIYAQQVNYYEKSKSWQQKASTGFSPEAESQDSGVTDEQEPSTSSGKSKILPKEPEGKNRLKNMEKIYGNHAAKIMGMETAIQLNYERLVEDNSPRYWPQ from the exons ATGGACAATAAACTGACTGACTTGTGTGACAAACTGAAAAAGCGCCACTTCGGAAGCAGTGTTTCTTCAAAGATTATCCGAAAGAAGTAcaaaaaaacctcaaaaagTTACAATCGAAGAAACCGTAGGAAAAGGAGCAGGAAGACCTACTTGGCTATGCTAAAGGGAGAACGTCTACGGAGGGGCGCCGAGGATCTCTGTAACCAAGTTCAAGAATTTAATGTCATCGATATGGATATGACACCTTTGTGTGATTTTGACAAACTCCCTGATGAGGTCAATGAGTGGCAACAAAAG GAGCAAACAGCCTATTGGAAATCTAGATCTATTAGtctggaaattgaaaataaaatgttacgCCAGCACTTAAGAGATATTTATGCTCAACaagtaaattattatgaaaaaagtaaGTCCTGGCAACAGAAGGCTAGCACTGGTTTTAGCCCTGAAGCAGAGTCACAGGATAGTGGTGTTACTGATGAGCAGGAGCCAAGCACCTCTTCAGGTAAATCCAAAATATTACCAAAAGAACCTGAAGGGAAAAATAGATTAaagaatatggaaaaaatctaTGGAAATCATGCTGCCAAAATCATGGGTATGGAAACTGCCATCCAGTTAAATTATGAAAGGTTGGTGGAAGACAATTCTCCAAGGTACTGGCCACAATGA
- the LOC136342700 gene encoding sodium/bile acid cotransporter 7-B-like, which produces MRQKVTPAEFLKKNWLLSAILLCIFLAALYPKLGSKEGPLKTEYTVKYGAISLMFLISGFSLKTDSIFHTFKQYKLHLFIQLFAFIFVPVFTQIFVKLLTKFGINVWVLKGLLTVACMPPPVSSAVILTRAAQGNETAAIFNSVVGSFLGIIITPLSLLFNLGSTTIVPLFSTVMQLTITVLLPLIIGQSLKRHLNIQTHKISLNSISQCALLFVIYTTFCDTFLVPETGLSALDVIFTIFSVLILQIILIIISFRVSDFFKTYFSAADIIAIVFCSTHKSLTLGIPILKIMFQGYSHLSQISLPLLVYHPTQIILGGLMVPQLKDWLHSQRHTKLPV; this is translated from the exons atgcggCAAAAAGTAACGCCAGCAGAATTCTTGAAGAAAAACTGGCTGCTTTCAGCGATCCTCCTCTGCATATTTCTAGCTGCGCTGTACCCAAAGTTAGGCTCCAAAGAAG GGCCGTTAAAGACAGAATATACAGTTAAATACGGAGCTATATCTCTTATGTTTCTCATAAGTGGCTTTTCCCTTAAAACTGACAGTATTTTCCACACCTTCAAACAATACAAATTACATTTGTTTATCCAGctatttgcttttattttcgTTCCAGTTTTTACTcagatttttgtaaaattgttgacaaaatttgggaTAAATGTTTGGGTTTTAAAAGG cCTCTTAACTGTGGCTTGTATGCCACCCCCTGTCAGCAGTGCAGTGATCCTCACAAGGGCTGCACAAGGTAATGAAACAGCAGCAATTTTCAATTCAGTTGTTGGCAGTTTTTTGGGCATCATTATCACTCCTTTATCACTATTGTTCAAT TTAGGCTCCACAACTATTGTGCCTTTATTCAGTACAGTAATGCAACTGACCATTACTGTGTTATTACCACTCATTATAGGTCAGAGTCTTAAACGACATTTAAACATTCAGACTCACAAAATCTCGCTGAACTCCATCAGCCAATGTGCTTTATTGTTTGTGATTTATACAACTTTTTGTGATACATTTTTGGTTCCTGAAACTGGACTTTCAGCTTTGGatgttatttttacaattttttcagtgCTAATTTTACAGATTATTCTCATAATAATTAGCTTTAGggtttctgatttttttaaaacttatttctcTGCTGCTGACATCATTGCCATAGTTTTCTGCTCGACTCACAAATCCCTAACTTTAG GCATTCCTATATTAAAGATAATGTTCCAAGGCTACTCTCATTTAAGTCAAATCAGTTTACCACTATTGGTTTATCACCCAACTCAAATTATCTTGGGAGGATTGATGGTGCCACAGCTGAAGGATTGGTTACATTCACAAAGGCACACAAAGTTACCAgtttaa